The following nucleotide sequence is from Synechococcus sp. KORDI-52.
TTCAACCCAGTTGCACAAAATTCCGGGGAAAACTCAGGGACAAGCCCTTCAAATCCATTACAACGTCTGGGCCTAAAGAGGCAGCAGCGGCCAGAAACCCCAGCGCTGATCAGCAGGATTCACACCAGCTCCAGCCACCACGCTCCCCATCAATGCAGTGATTCTGCAGAGGAATGGATCAAGCCAGGGTCAAACCACCCACTACGGCGCAGAACAGCACCACCCGCCACGCCGGTTGCCGCCAGCACACCAACAACACAAACGCCACCAACGCCAGGCTGAACTCAGCGCCTCCGCGGATGCCTGTCTGCCATACGGGCTGAAACAACGCCGCCAGCAGGATGCCCACCACCGAAGCATTGATGCCCAGCAGGGCTCGACGCATCGGAGTCAAACGGCCCAGGTCACTCCAGAAGGGCAAGAGCCCACCAACCAACAAGAACGAGGGAAAAAAGAGGGCAAAAAGCGCCATCACAGAACCGGCAATGCCCTGAAGTCCAGGCTGCAGATCAAAACCAAGAAAAGCCGCGAAACTGAACATCGGCCCCGGCACCGCCTGGGCAGCGCCATAGCCCGCCAGAAACTGCTGCAGGTCGATCCAGCCGTTGGGAACCAAGGCTTGCTCCAGCAAGGGGAGCACCACATGACCACCGCCAAACACCAAGGCACCGGTGCGCAGGAAACCACTGAGCTGCTGAACCAACAGCGGTCTGGCCTCAGCAGACAACCAGGGCAGAGCCACGAACAGCAGCACAGCGAAACCAAGCAAAATCACCGCCACCGAACGGCGCAGCGGAACCACGAGACGTTCCGGTGCCGATGGCTCCAGCTCAGGTGGGGTCAGCGCGCACCAACCCACCAATCCGCCAAGCAGCAGTGTCAACAGCTGAGCCCAGACGCGAGGCACCAACAGCACCAGCACAGCAGCCGCCACCAACAGGCTGGCCCGCTGCCGATCGGGAGCCAGCTTGCGCTGCAGGCCCAGAACGGCCTGGGCCACCACGGCCACAGCCGCCACCATCAAGCCATGCACCCAACCCCCATCGATCAAACGGGGATGGGCTGATAGCAGCGACGCCGCCAGCACCATCAACACAGCAGAGGGCAACGTGAACCCTGCCCAGGCCGCCAGGCCGCCAAGCCAACCGGCCCGGATCAGCCCCAGACCCATGCCCACCTGGGAACTCGAAGGGCCTGGCAACAGCTGACAGAGACCAACGAGATCGGCGTAGGCCGCAGCGGTGATCCAACGCTCCCGCTGCACAAACCTCTCGTGGAAGTAACCGAGGTGCGCCACGGGGCCACCGAAGGAGGTCAACCCCAACACGAAGAACTGAACGAACACCTGCAGCGGAGCGGGCATCACGCTGCTCCTCTCAGGCGGGGAACAGGCGTCGGTTCCGGTTGGCCATCGCCACCAGCGACAGCATCACCGGAACCTCCACCAGCACGCCAACAACCGTGGCCAAGGCAGCCCCGGAGTTCAAACCGAACAGGCTGATGGCCACCGCAACTGCCAACTCAAAAAAGTTGGACGCGCCGATCATGGCCCCGGGTGCCGCAATCGATCGTGGCTGCCCTGCTGAGCGCATCCAGAACGCTGTGATCCAGAAGATCAGATAGGTCTGGAGGATTAAAGGGATGGCAATCAAAACGATGGCCAGCGGATTGGCCAGGATCGCCTGGGCCTGCACCATGAACAGCAGCAACACGGTGGCGATCAACGCGCCAATCGACAGGGGCTTGAGCCGCGTCTCCAACCGCTCAATCCGGCGAGTGCTGCGCAGGCTCAGCCGCGTGAACCATCCGGCCACCAGGGGGACCACGACGAACAGCCCCACTGCCGTAAGCATCGTGTCCCAAGGCACCAACACATCCGAAACCCCCAGCAGAAGCGCCGCAATCGGAGCGAAGGCGAAGACCATGATCAGGTCGTTCAACGCCACCTGCACCAGGGTGTAGTTGGGATCGCCGTCGCTGAGACGACTCCACACGAACACCATCGCCGTGCAGGGCGCGACGCCAAGAAGAATCATCCCCGCCACATACTCCTGGCCGATGGCTGCCGGGATCCAGGCGGAAAAAACGCCACGGATGAACAGCCAGGCAAGAGCCGTCATGGTGAAGGGCTTGATCAGCCAGTTCACGACGGCTGTCACCAAAAGCCCCCGCGGCTGCAGGCGAATCGCTCCGATGGAGGAGAAGTCAACCGCCAGCATCATCGGGAAAATCATTCCCCAGATCAGCACCGCGATCGGCAGGTTGATCCCCGCAGCCTCTAGGCCCGCAATGCTTACCGCCGCATCAGGGAACCAAGCGCCAAGGCCAACTCCCACCACAATTACCAGACCAATCCAGACGGAGAGATAGCGCTCGAACAGACCCATTAATCCATCAAGAAATCTTGATGCGATAACACTACGTCCAACAGGTTCCGGTCACAAAAGGATGTGTTCTGGAATACATGAACAACTGCCTTAAATAGCGACAAAGCCACCAGCCAAAACAAGAGCGAGCTGGATTAGGCCAAAAAATGTTGGATTACAAATCTGCCTGCCTCACGCTGCTTGTTGTACTTGCGGCGATCAACACAGTGATCAACCTTCGAGCTCACCGGAGGCGCTGAGGGAGAGCATCAATTTGCCCACACTCTTCATCGAACAGAGCCATGAACCCATCAAGGGATGCTGATGCGATGAGCCAGGAGAGACAGGCTCCGATCACAGGAAGCCACAGGTTATGAATGCAATAAGATCAGACCAAGAAATTTAAAAATTAGCAAGCGATAAGCAAGCCTCTACTAGTCCTTATCCATTTGTTAATCGTCAGCGCCAGATGAAGGCTAGATTTTCTTAGCAAGTGCTCTGGAGAACAAGGCAATGAAAGAGCTATTAAGTATCCAGCAATTATCGGTTTCATTTGGAGAAAACAATTTCGCAGTCCGAGATATCAATTTCTCGCTCCAAGATGGAGAATTTGTTGTTCTTCTGGGCTCCTCCGGGGCTGGAAAATCAACGCTGCTGCGCTCCCTGAATGGGTTGGTTCAGCCCTGTTCGGGAAGCATCCGATCACGCCACCACGGAGAGATCAGCGCGAGCACCAACCGGCAGCTCCGCGCCCACCGTCGGGACACGGCCATGGTGTTCCAGCAGCACCAGCTGATTGACCGCTTGTCCGTGCTCGACAACGTGCTGATGGGGCGCTTGGGATACCACTCCTTCCTGCGTTCACTGCTTCCACTGCCGGAGAGCGATCGCCAAAAAGCCCT
It contains:
- the arsB gene encoding ACR3 family arsenite efflux transporter, with product MGLFERYLSVWIGLVIVVGVGLGAWFPDAAVSIAGLEAAGINLPIAVLIWGMIFPMMLAVDFSSIGAIRLQPRGLLVTAVVNWLIKPFTMTALAWLFIRGVFSAWIPAAIGQEYVAGMILLGVAPCTAMVFVWSRLSDGDPNYTLVQVALNDLIMVFAFAPIAALLLGVSDVLVPWDTMLTAVGLFVVVPLVAGWFTRLSLRSTRRIERLETRLKPLSIGALIATVLLLFMVQAQAILANPLAIVLIAIPLILQTYLIFWITAFWMRSAGQPRSIAAPGAMIGASNFFELAVAVAISLFGLNSGAALATVVGVLVEVPVMLSLVAMANRNRRLFPA
- the phnC gene encoding phosphonate ABC transporter ATP-binding protein, with amino-acid sequence MKELLSIQQLSVSFGENNFAVRDINFSLQDGEFVVLLGSSGAGKSTLLRSLNGLVQPCSGSIRSRHHGEISASTNRQLRAHRRDTAMVFQQHQLIDRLSVLDNVLMGRLGYHSFLRSLLPLPESDRQKALSALERVGLIDKALARVKDLSGGQQQRVGIARALVQEPRLILADEPIASLDPESSVQILSLLKDICQRDRIAVLVSLHQVEFARQFADRIIGMAAGRIICDQHSVTLEESEIHALYRHKLEAAVT
- the chrA gene encoding chromate efflux transporter translates to MPAPLQVFVQFFVLGLTSFGGPVAHLGYFHERFVQRERWITAAAYADLVGLCQLLPGPSSSQVGMGLGLIRAGWLGGLAAWAGFTLPSAVLMVLAASLLSAHPRLIDGGWVHGLMVAAVAVVAQAVLGLQRKLAPDRQRASLLVAAAVLVLLVPRVWAQLLTLLLGGLVGWCALTPPELEPSAPERLVVPLRRSVAVILLGFAVLLFVALPWLSAEARPLLVQQLSGFLRTGALVFGGGHVVLPLLEQALVPNGWIDLQQFLAGYGAAQAVPGPMFSFAAFLGFDLQPGLQGIAGSVMALFALFFPSFLLVGGLLPFWSDLGRLTPMRRALLGINASVVGILLAALFQPVWQTGIRGGAEFSLALVAFVLLVCWRQPAWRVVLFCAVVGGLTLA